In Bacteroides coprosuis DSM 18011, the following are encoded in one genomic region:
- a CDS encoding integral membrane sensor signal transduction histidine kinase (COGs: COG0642 Signal transduction histidine kinase~InterPro IPR003660:IPR003661:IPR003594~KEGG: bth:BT_0989 two-component system sensor histidine kinase~PFAM: ATPase-like, ATP-binding domain; HAMP linker domain; Signal transduction histidine kinase, subgroup 1, dimerisation/phosphoacceptor domain~SMART: ATPase-like, ATP-binding domain; Signal transduction histidine kinase, subgroup 1, dimerisation/phosphoacceptor domain; HAMP linker domain~SPTR: Putative uncharacterized protein;~IMG reference gene:2504106559~PFAM: HAMP domain; Histidine kinase-, DNA gyrase B-, and HSP90-like ATPase; His Kinase A (phosphoacceptor) domain) yields MKIRNILALRFTSATAIVLLIILGSIYFFSEQSRYKEFYRDLKREAITKANLFLDNRVDAKTMQSIYLNNREFINEVEVAIYSKEGKLLYHDAIEIDIVKETTSMIQQIIENKELKFNENKYEAVGLVYSFNNKDYIITAAAYDGYGHSKQASLQLILLISAFIGLGLLLILGYIFAKNALAPVSKIVEEAERITASNLDLRIPVNNPKDELGELSMTFNNMLDRLEQAFESQRQFISNVSHELRTPMAALTAELEIALLKERNTDEYKKAIEYALNDTKEITKLSSGLLDLAKASYQPEQIKMSNVRFDELLLDARNLVIKANPDYKVELIFEQIPEDERFITVYGNSYLLKTALVNLMENNCKFSKNKSSMVQITYWNNMSIVRLSDTGIGISPSDLEHLFIPFYRGKNKNYAKGYGIGMTLCQQIVQIHKGQLQINSEEGVGTTYLIEIPHI; encoded by the coding sequence ATGAAGATAAGAAATATTCTTGCACTTAGATTTACAAGTGCTACAGCTATTGTTTTACTTATTATATTAGGCTCCATTTACTTCTTTTCAGAACAAAGTAGATATAAAGAGTTCTATAGAGATTTAAAAAGAGAAGCTATAACCAAAGCGAATCTTTTTCTTGACAATAGAGTGGATGCTAAAACTATGCAATCTATCTATCTCAATAACAGAGAGTTTATCAATGAAGTAGAAGTTGCCATCTACAGCAAGGAAGGAAAGCTTTTATATCACGATGCTATTGAAATTGATATTGTAAAGGAAACCACTTCTATGATACAACAAATTATAGAAAACAAAGAGCTTAAATTCAACGAAAACAAATATGAAGCCGTAGGTCTTGTCTACTCTTTTAACAACAAAGACTACATCATTACAGCTGCGGCTTATGACGGCTATGGCCATTCCAAACAAGCTTCATTACAACTCATTTTACTTATCTCTGCCTTCATAGGACTAGGACTATTGCTTATCTTAGGATATATATTTGCAAAAAACGCCTTAGCTCCAGTCTCTAAAATAGTAGAAGAAGCAGAGCGTATCACTGCTTCAAATCTTGATTTAAGAATACCAGTAAATAATCCTAAAGATGAGCTTGGAGAGCTATCAATGACCTTCAACAACATGCTAGATCGACTAGAACAAGCATTTGAATCCCAAAGGCAATTTATTAGTAACGTATCTCACGAATTGCGTACACCTATGGCTGCACTAACTGCCGAACTCGAAATAGCTCTATTGAAAGAAAGGAATACGGATGAGTACAAAAAAGCGATAGAATACGCTTTAAATGACACCAAGGAAATTACAAAGTTATCATCAGGATTACTCGATTTAGCTAAGGCTAGCTATCAACCCGAACAAATTAAAATGTCCAATGTACGTTTCGATGAACTCCTTTTGGATGCTCGAAACTTAGTTATCAAAGCCAATCCGGACTATAAAGTAGAACTTATTTTTGAGCAGATTCCCGAAGATGAACGTTTCATAACAGTTTACGGTAATAGTTACCTGCTCAAAACAGCACTTGTAAACCTTATGGAAAACAATTGCAAATTCTCAAAAAACAAAAGTTCTATGGTACAGATAACATATTGGAATAATATGTCCATCGTGCGTTTATCAGACACAGGTATTGGTATTTCGCCATCAGACCTAGAACACTTATTTATACCTTTTTACAGAGGAAAAAATAAAAATTATGCCAAAGGCTATGGTATTGGAATGACACTCTGCCAGCAAATTGTACAAATACATAAAGGCCAACTTCAAATAAACTCAGAAGAAGGAGTAGGCACAACTTATCTTATTGAGATACCTCATATTTAA
- a CDS encoding two component transcriptional regulator, winged helix family (COGs: COG0745 Response regulators consisting of a CheY-like receiver domain and a winged-helix DNA-binding domain~InterPro IPR001789:IPR001867~KEGG: bfr:BF0209 two-component system response regulator~PFAM: Signal transduction response regulator, receiver domain; Signal transduction response regulator, C-terminal~SMART: Signal transduction response regulator, receiver domain; Signal transduction response regulator, C-terminal~SPTR: Putative uncharacterized protein;~IMG reference gene:2504106560~PFAM: Response regulator receiver domain; Transcriptional regulatory protein, C terminal): MLKPFSYHIDRNIPMIKILVVEDEVRVADLIKRGLEEVGYKVDAAYDGQQGLNLFQNNSYHMIISDIILPHISGFELCQKIRLIDKNIPILMLTALGTTDDKLEGFDAGADDYMVKPFDFRELDARIKVLLKRGLEKGSSQPSEISYSDLTINLNTKEASRKGKLIKLSPKEYNLLLFMIKNPERVLSRIEIAEKVWDTHFDTGTNFIDVYINYLRNKIDKPFDTNLIHTKPGMGFIFTDKL, from the coding sequence TTGTTAAAACCCTTTAGTTATCACATTGACAGAAATATTCCTATGATAAAGATTTTAGTTGTTGAAGATGAAGTTAGAGTAGCCGATCTTATAAAGAGAGGGCTAGAAGAAGTCGGATATAAAGTAGATGCAGCTTATGATGGACAACAAGGTTTAAATTTATTTCAGAACAATTCTTATCATATGATTATATCAGATATAATTCTCCCTCACATAAGTGGCTTTGAACTATGTCAAAAAATCAGACTCATAGATAAAAATATCCCTATTTTAATGCTTACAGCACTAGGAACTACCGATGATAAATTAGAAGGTTTTGATGCAGGAGCAGATGATTATATGGTCAAGCCATTTGATTTTAGAGAACTAGATGCCCGCATCAAAGTATTGTTAAAAAGAGGATTAGAGAAAGGAAGTAGTCAACCATCAGAAATATCCTACTCTGATTTAACCATCAATTTAAATACGAAAGAAGCCTCAAGAAAAGGAAAACTAATTAAGCTATCTCCGAAAGAATACAACTTATTACTTTTTATGATTAAAAACCCAGAACGGGTTTTATCTCGCATTGAAATTGCCGAAAAAGTATGGGATACACATTTTGATACAGGTACTAATTTCATAGATGTTTATATCAATTATCTGAGAAACAAGATAGATAAGCCTTTTGATACTAATCTGATACACACCAAACCAGGTATGGGTTTCATTTTTACTGATAAACTATGA
- a CDS encoding protease Do (COGs: COG0265 Trypsin-like serine protease typically periplasmic contain C-terminal PDZ domain~InterPro IPR001254:IPR001478:IPR011782~KEGG: bth:BT_1312 serine protease precursor~PFAM: Peptidase S1/S6, chymotrypsin/Hap; PDZ/DHR/GLGF~PRIAM: HtrA2 peptidase~SMART: PDZ/DHR/GLGF~SPTR: Putative uncharacterized protein;~TIGRFAM: Peptidase S1C, Do~IMG reference gene:2504106561~PFAM: Trypsin; PDZ domain (Also known as DHR or GLGF)~TIGRFAM: periplasmic serine protease, Do/DeqQ family), with protein MKRIFKNLLGVSAIVLLSAGVAGITTYKVMDKSSQNSISRSTNFNDVFENSPTVRMASYNNAAAQPVDLTVAAENSLHAVVHIKSIQHSKVQTYKRAPDIFDFFFGYDERGSKQRVQTPSRVGFGSGVIISSDGYIVTNNHVIDGADEISVKLNDNRDFLGRVIGTDPRTDLALVKIEGEDLPTLPVGDSDALKVGEWVLAVGNPFNLTSTVTAGIVSAKARTLGVYQQGIESFIQTDAAINEGNSGGALVNVRGELIGINAVLSSPTGAYAGYGFAIPTSIMTKVVADLKQYGTVQRAVLGVMGNSPSEIRFVDEEVSKEIKKKMDELGVVDGVLVVEVLENSSASAAGIKVDDVITGIEGKKVTNMAGLQEELAKHRPGDKVTIKLIRNKKEQNISVELKNEQGTTKVVKKSGMEILGAAFRELPDDLKQQLRLRSGIQVTGVSSGKMKEAGIRQGFIILTANGVRMNKVEDLEGVLQQAVKTPEQVIFLTGMFPSGKRVNYAVNLSEE; from the coding sequence ATGAAACGAATATTTAAAAATCTTTTAGGTGTAAGTGCTATTGTACTTTTGAGTGCTGGAGTAGCTGGCATTACTACTTATAAAGTAATGGATAAATCTTCACAAAACTCAATAAGTCGGAGTACTAATTTTAATGATGTTTTTGAAAATAGTCCAACAGTGCGTATGGCGTCTTATAATAATGCTGCCGCACAGCCAGTTGACTTAACAGTTGCTGCTGAAAACTCTCTTCATGCAGTGGTTCATATTAAATCAATTCAGCATTCCAAGGTTCAAACCTATAAGCGAGCTCCTGATATTTTTGATTTTTTCTTTGGTTATGATGAAAGAGGAAGCAAGCAAAGAGTTCAAACTCCGTCACGTGTAGGTTTTGGTTCTGGAGTTATCATCTCTTCTGATGGTTATATTGTAACTAATAATCACGTAATTGACGGAGCTGATGAAATCAGTGTCAAGTTAAATGATAATCGTGATTTTCTAGGACGAGTTATTGGAACAGATCCTAGAACAGATTTAGCTTTAGTGAAAATTGAAGGTGAAGATTTACCCACTTTACCTGTTGGTGATTCTGATGCTCTAAAGGTAGGAGAATGGGTGCTTGCTGTGGGTAATCCTTTTAACTTAACATCTACGGTAACGGCTGGTATTGTAAGTGCTAAAGCCCGTACACTTGGTGTTTATCAACAAGGAATAGAGTCTTTCATCCAAACAGATGCTGCGATCAATGAAGGTAATAGTGGAGGAGCTTTAGTTAATGTAAGAGGTGAACTGATAGGTATTAATGCTGTGCTTTCATCTCCAACAGGAGCTTATGCGGGTTATGGTTTTGCTATTCCTACAAGTATAATGACAAAAGTGGTTGCCGATTTAAAACAATATGGTACTGTTCAACGTGCTGTTCTTGGTGTTATGGGTAACTCTCCATCAGAAATTCGCTTTGTGGATGAAGAAGTGAGCAAAGAAATTAAGAAGAAAATGGATGAACTAGGAGTCGTTGATGGTGTACTAGTTGTTGAGGTTTTAGAAAATAGTTCTGCTTCTGCTGCAGGAATCAAAGTTGATGATGTGATTACTGGCATTGAGGGCAAAAAAGTTACAAATATGGCTGGACTTCAAGAAGAGTTAGCTAAACATCGCCCTGGAGATAAAGTTACTATCAAATTAATCCGAAATAAAAAAGAACAAAACATATCTGTGGAATTAAAAAATGAACAAGGAACCACTAAGGTTGTTAAAAAGTCGGGTATGGAAATTTTAGGAGCTGCATTCCGTGAATTACCAGACGATTTAAAACAACAGCTTCGACTACGTAGTGGAATCCAAGTAACTGGAGTTTCATCGGGTAAAATGAAAGAAGCAGGTATTCGTCAAGGCTTTATTATTCTAACAGCGAATGGTGTTCGTATGAATAAGGTAGAAGACTTAGAAGGTGTTCTACAACAAGCTGTAAAAACCCCTGAACAAGTTATATTCTTAACTGGTATGTTCCCTTCAGGAAAACGTGTAAACTATGCAGTTAACTTATCTGAAGAATAA
- a CDS encoding RNA polymerase, sigma 70 subunit, RpoD subfamily (COGs: COG0568 DNA-directed RNA polymerase sigma subunit (sigma70/sigma32)~InterProIPR009042:IPR007627:IPR007624:IPR007630:IPR 014284~KEGG: bth:BT_1311 RNA polymerase sigma factor RpoD (sigma-A)~PFAM: RNA polymerase sigma-70 region 2; RNA polymerase sigma-70 region 1.2; RNA polymerase sigma-70 region 3; RNA polymerase sigma-70 region 4~SPTR: RNA polymerase sigma factor rpoD (Sigma-A);~TIGRFAM: RNA polymerase sigma-70~IMG reference gene:2504106562~PFAM: Sigma-70, region 4; Sigma-70 region 3; Sigma-70 region 2; Sigma-70 factor, region 1.2~TIGRFAM: RNA polymerase sigma factor, sigma-70 family), which yields MRQLKITKSITNRESASLDKYLQEIGREDLITVEEEVELAQRIKKGDRVALEKLTKANLRFVVSVAKQYQNQGLSLPDLINEGNLGLIKAAEKFDETRGFKFISYAVWWIRQSILQALAEQSRIVRLPLNQVGSLNKISKAFAKFEQEYERRPSPQELADELEMPVDKVTDTLKVSGRHISVDAPFVEGEDNSLLDVLVNDDSPMADRSLVNESLSEEIDRALSTLEDREKQIIKMFFGIGCQEMTLEEIGDKFGLTRERVRQIKEKAIRRLRQNNRSKLLKSYLG from the coding sequence ATGAGACAATTAAAGATAACTAAAAGTATTACTAATAGGGAGAGTGCTTCGCTAGATAAGTACTTACAGGAGATTGGTCGTGAAGACTTGATCACTGTAGAGGAAGAAGTGGAGTTAGCTCAACGTATTAAAAAAGGTGACCGAGTAGCACTTGAAAAATTGACTAAGGCAAATTTACGTTTTGTTGTTTCTGTTGCTAAGCAATATCAGAATCAAGGACTAAGTTTACCCGACTTAATAAATGAAGGTAACTTAGGTCTAATCAAAGCTGCTGAAAAGTTTGATGAAACTCGTGGTTTTAAATTTATTAGTTATGCTGTATGGTGGATTCGTCAATCTATCTTACAGGCACTAGCTGAACAATCACGTATTGTACGTTTACCACTAAACCAGGTAGGTTCATTGAACAAAATAAGCAAAGCATTTGCTAAGTTTGAACAAGAGTACGAACGTAGACCTTCTCCTCAGGAATTGGCTGATGAACTTGAGATGCCTGTGGATAAAGTAACAGATACATTAAAAGTATCTGGTAGACACATTTCTGTTGATGCCCCCTTTGTTGAAGGTGAAGACAATAGTTTGTTAGATGTTCTAGTCAATGATGATTCTCCAATGGCGGATCGTTCATTAGTAAATGAATCGTTAAGTGAAGAAATAGATAGAGCTTTGTCTACGTTAGAAGATCGTGAAAAACAAATTATCAAAATGTTCTTCGGAATAGGTTGTCAGGAAATGACACTTGAAGAAATTGGTGATAAGTTTGGTTTAACACGTGAACGTGTGCGTCAG